In Solanum lycopersicum chromosome 5, SLM_r2.1, the following are encoded in one genomic region:
- the LOC101265237 gene encoding protein root UVB sensitive 2, chloroplastic isoform X2 → MQILMQRKESDERPPELPISWVEISNSISRQYQFQPDGKLSVKMVDDSRPAAQRVMESFLNKFFPSGYPYSVNEGYMRYTQFRALQHFTSASLSVLSTQSLLFAAGLRPTPAQATAVSWILRDGMQHVGKLICSNLGARMDSEPKRWRILADVLYDFGTGLEVMSPLCPHLFLEVAGLGNFAKGMAVVAARATRLPIYSSFAKEGNLSDLFAKGEAISTLFNVLGLGAGIHLASTICSSMQGKLVVAPLLSVIHIYSVCEEMRAAPVNTLNPQRTAMIVADFVKTGRISSPADLRYREDLLFPGRLIEDAGKVKVGRSLHEVVRPSKLKQFKEAFLEEKFLLNHGSRWTDMILEHNATGEDALRGWLVAAYASDMERLVHEPSANILQEAYDKMNSTFSPFLAELQAKGWHTDRFLDGTGNRFAF, encoded by the exons ATGCAAATACTG ATGCAAAGAAAAGAATCAGATGAACGGCCGCCTGAGCTACCAATTTCTTGGGTTGAAATATCCAATTCAATTTCTCGTCAATACCAATTTCAGCCTGATGGTAAGCTATCG GTCAAGATGGTTGATGACTCAAGACCAGCTGCACAGAGAGTGATGGAATCCTTTCTGAATAAATTTTTCCCATCTGGCTATCCATATAG TGTGAATGAGGGGTATATGAGATACACACAATTTCGAGCTCTACAACACTTTACAAGTGCATCATTATCGGTTTTGTCGACTCAG TCACTACTATTTGCTGCAGGCTTGCGTCCTACCCCTGCTCAGGCAACTGCAGTGAGCTGG ATATTGAGAGATGGTATGCAGCATGTCGGAAAGCTCATATGTAGCAACTTAGGCGCAAGGATGGATTCTGAGCCTAAACGTTGGAGAATCTTAG CTGATGTTCTGTATGACTTTGGGACTGGTTTAGAAGTTATGTCTCCTTTATGCCCGCATTTATTTCTTGAAGTTGCTGGCCTGGGCAATTTTGCAAAG GGAATGGCAGTTGTTGCAGCTAGAGCAACACGATTGCCTATATATTCTTCATTTGCCAAAGAAGGCAATCTTAGTGATCTGTTTGCTAAAGGTGAGGCTATTTCCACTCTTTTTAATGTTCTCGGGCTTGGAGCAGGAATTCACTTAGCATCCACTATTTGTTCATCAATGCAGGGAAAg TTGGTTGTTGCACCGTTGCTGTCTGTTATACACATTTACAGTGTCTGTGAAGAAATGCGAGCTGCTCCTGTCAACACATTAAATCCTCAGAGAACTGCAATGATCGTGGCTGATTTTGTGAAG ACTGGCAGAATCTCAAGTCCTGCTGACTTAAGATATCGAGAAGATCTCTTGTTTCCCGGAAGGCTGATAGAGGATGCTGGAAAGGTTAAGGTGGGAAGGTCCCTGCATGAAGTAGTTAGGCCTTCAAAGCTGAAACAATTTAAAGAAGCATTTCTAGAAGAGAAATTCCTTTTGAATCATGGAAGTAGATGGACTGATATGATACTGGAGCACAATGCAACCGGTGAAGATGCATTGAGGGGTTGGCTGGTTGCTGCTTATGCTTCGGATATGGAACGATTGGTTCATGAACCAAGTGCAAATATCTTGCAAGAGGCTTATGATAAAATGAATTCCACATTCTCTCCATTTTTAGCTGAGTTGCAAGCAAAAGGGTGGCATACAGATCGATTTCTTGATGGTACTGGAAATCGCTTTGCGTTTTAG
- the LOC101265237 gene encoding protein root UVB sensitive 2, chloroplastic isoform X1 — MQILDKIKMQRKESDERPPELPISWVEISNSISRQYQFQPDGKLSVKMVDDSRPAAQRVMESFLNKFFPSGYPYSVNEGYMRYTQFRALQHFTSASLSVLSTQSLLFAAGLRPTPAQATAVSWILRDGMQHVGKLICSNLGARMDSEPKRWRILADVLYDFGTGLEVMSPLCPHLFLEVAGLGNFAKGMAVVAARATRLPIYSSFAKEGNLSDLFAKGEAISTLFNVLGLGAGIHLASTICSSMQGKLVVAPLLSVIHIYSVCEEMRAAPVNTLNPQRTAMIVADFVKTGRISSPADLRYREDLLFPGRLIEDAGKVKVGRSLHEVVRPSKLKQFKEAFLEEKFLLNHGSRWTDMILEHNATGEDALRGWLVAAYASDMERLVHEPSANILQEAYDKMNSTFSPFLAELQAKGWHTDRFLDGTGNRFAF, encoded by the exons ATGCAAATACTG GACAAAATAAAGATGCAAAGAAAAGAATCAGATGAACGGCCGCCTGAGCTACCAATTTCTTGGGTTGAAATATCCAATTCAATTTCTCGTCAATACCAATTTCAGCCTGATGGTAAGCTATCG GTCAAGATGGTTGATGACTCAAGACCAGCTGCACAGAGAGTGATGGAATCCTTTCTGAATAAATTTTTCCCATCTGGCTATCCATATAG TGTGAATGAGGGGTATATGAGATACACACAATTTCGAGCTCTACAACACTTTACAAGTGCATCATTATCGGTTTTGTCGACTCAG TCACTACTATTTGCTGCAGGCTTGCGTCCTACCCCTGCTCAGGCAACTGCAGTGAGCTGG ATATTGAGAGATGGTATGCAGCATGTCGGAAAGCTCATATGTAGCAACTTAGGCGCAAGGATGGATTCTGAGCCTAAACGTTGGAGAATCTTAG CTGATGTTCTGTATGACTTTGGGACTGGTTTAGAAGTTATGTCTCCTTTATGCCCGCATTTATTTCTTGAAGTTGCTGGCCTGGGCAATTTTGCAAAG GGAATGGCAGTTGTTGCAGCTAGAGCAACACGATTGCCTATATATTCTTCATTTGCCAAAGAAGGCAATCTTAGTGATCTGTTTGCTAAAGGTGAGGCTATTTCCACTCTTTTTAATGTTCTCGGGCTTGGAGCAGGAATTCACTTAGCATCCACTATTTGTTCATCAATGCAGGGAAAg TTGGTTGTTGCACCGTTGCTGTCTGTTATACACATTTACAGTGTCTGTGAAGAAATGCGAGCTGCTCCTGTCAACACATTAAATCCTCAGAGAACTGCAATGATCGTGGCTGATTTTGTGAAG ACTGGCAGAATCTCAAGTCCTGCTGACTTAAGATATCGAGAAGATCTCTTGTTTCCCGGAAGGCTGATAGAGGATGCTGGAAAGGTTAAGGTGGGAAGGTCCCTGCATGAAGTAGTTAGGCCTTCAAAGCTGAAACAATTTAAAGAAGCATTTCTAGAAGAGAAATTCCTTTTGAATCATGGAAGTAGATGGACTGATATGATACTGGAGCACAATGCAACCGGTGAAGATGCATTGAGGGGTTGGCTGGTTGCTGCTTATGCTTCGGATATGGAACGATTGGTTCATGAACCAAGTGCAAATATCTTGCAAGAGGCTTATGATAAAATGAATTCCACATTCTCTCCATTTTTAGCTGAGTTGCAAGCAAAAGGGTGGCATACAGATCGATTTCTTGATGGTACTGGAAATCGCTTTGCGTTTTAG
- the LOC101265237 gene encoding protein root UVB sensitive 2, chloroplastic isoform X3, with protein MNGRLSYQFLGLKYPIQFLVNTNFSLMVKMVDDSRPAAQRVMESFLNKFFPSGYPYSVNEGYMRYTQFRALQHFTSASLSVLSTQSLLFAAGLRPTPAQATAVSWILRDGMQHVGKLICSNLGARMDSEPKRWRILADVLYDFGTGLEVMSPLCPHLFLEVAGLGNFAKGMAVVAARATRLPIYSSFAKEGNLSDLFAKGEAISTLFNVLGLGAGIHLASTICSSMQGKLVVAPLLSVIHIYSVCEEMRAAPVNTLNPQRTAMIVADFVKTGRISSPADLRYREDLLFPGRLIEDAGKVKVGRSLHEVVRPSKLKQFKEAFLEEKFLLNHGSRWTDMILEHNATGEDALRGWLVAAYASDMERLVHEPSANILQEAYDKMNSTFSPFLAELQAKGWHTDRFLDGTGNRFAF; from the exons ATGAACGGCCGCCTGAGCTACCAATTTCTTGGGTTGAAATATCCAATTCAATTTCTCGTCAATACCAATTTCAGCCTGATG GTCAAGATGGTTGATGACTCAAGACCAGCTGCACAGAGAGTGATGGAATCCTTTCTGAATAAATTTTTCCCATCTGGCTATCCATATAG TGTGAATGAGGGGTATATGAGATACACACAATTTCGAGCTCTACAACACTTTACAAGTGCATCATTATCGGTTTTGTCGACTCAG TCACTACTATTTGCTGCAGGCTTGCGTCCTACCCCTGCTCAGGCAACTGCAGTGAGCTGG ATATTGAGAGATGGTATGCAGCATGTCGGAAAGCTCATATGTAGCAACTTAGGCGCAAGGATGGATTCTGAGCCTAAACGTTGGAGAATCTTAG CTGATGTTCTGTATGACTTTGGGACTGGTTTAGAAGTTATGTCTCCTTTATGCCCGCATTTATTTCTTGAAGTTGCTGGCCTGGGCAATTTTGCAAAG GGAATGGCAGTTGTTGCAGCTAGAGCAACACGATTGCCTATATATTCTTCATTTGCCAAAGAAGGCAATCTTAGTGATCTGTTTGCTAAAGGTGAGGCTATTTCCACTCTTTTTAATGTTCTCGGGCTTGGAGCAGGAATTCACTTAGCATCCACTATTTGTTCATCAATGCAGGGAAAg TTGGTTGTTGCACCGTTGCTGTCTGTTATACACATTTACAGTGTCTGTGAAGAAATGCGAGCTGCTCCTGTCAACACATTAAATCCTCAGAGAACTGCAATGATCGTGGCTGATTTTGTGAAG ACTGGCAGAATCTCAAGTCCTGCTGACTTAAGATATCGAGAAGATCTCTTGTTTCCCGGAAGGCTGATAGAGGATGCTGGAAAGGTTAAGGTGGGAAGGTCCCTGCATGAAGTAGTTAGGCCTTCAAAGCTGAAACAATTTAAAGAAGCATTTCTAGAAGAGAAATTCCTTTTGAATCATGGAAGTAGATGGACTGATATGATACTGGAGCACAATGCAACCGGTGAAGATGCATTGAGGGGTTGGCTGGTTGCTGCTTATGCTTCGGATATGGAACGATTGGTTCATGAACCAAGTGCAAATATCTTGCAAGAGGCTTATGATAAAATGAATTCCACATTCTCTCCATTTTTAGCTGAGTTGCAAGCAAAAGGGTGGCATACAGATCGATTTCTTGATGGTACTGGAAATCGCTTTGCGTTTTAG